A section of the Spirosoma pollinicola genome encodes:
- a CDS encoding L-lactate permease gives MTWKQVIDPFHNIALSVLVALIPILFIFWALIIRKMKGYQASLIATGLAMLIATLVYGTPVKLALLSAAHGALYGLFPICWLVIMAVFLFNITVKSGQFEIIKHVMGSITADRRLQGLLIAFSFGSFLEGTAGFGAPVAITAAMLVGLGFNPLYASGICLIANTAPVAFGSIGIPITVASQVSGIPELPISQMVGRTLPILSVMLPFYLVSIIAGFKKAREIWPAVAVSGISFAFLQYFSSNFLGPALPDVIAGLGSIICLITFLRYWKPKTIWRFDNEPAATINTDFSYTTGQIIRAWSPFIILTIIIISWGMQPIKDVLNAKGLFQFEFPGLHNVILGSDGNPIPKLFKVNYLSAAGTAILLAALIAIPLVGLTYKVGLTVFGETLKQLRFPILSIASVLAFAYILNDSGITLTLAAVLASTGVLFPFFAPVLGWLGVFITGSDTSANALFSKLQYATAQSIGVDPVVTVAANISGGVVGKMISPQSIAVAAAAGNLVGKESQLFRFTVKHSFFMLVFISFLTLAQAYILKWMIPVYEMLDGKKAVALPDLSRGYMYLGMLAVILVAIGVSIVSMRKKGAALPPPTPS, from the coding sequence ATGACCTGGAAACAAGTTATTGATCCGTTCCACAACATCGCATTATCTGTATTGGTGGCCCTTATACCCATCCTGTTCATATTCTGGGCACTCATCATTAGAAAGATGAAAGGGTATCAGGCTAGCTTGATCGCCACGGGACTCGCCATGCTGATTGCCACGCTGGTGTATGGCACGCCCGTCAAACTGGCGTTACTGTCGGCGGCACATGGGGCGTTGTATGGCCTGTTTCCTATTTGCTGGCTGGTGATTATGGCGGTTTTCCTGTTCAACATCACCGTCAAAAGCGGCCAGTTCGAGATCATCAAACATGTCATGGGGTCCATCACCGCCGACCGGCGGTTACAGGGCTTGCTGATTGCCTTTTCGTTCGGCTCCTTTCTGGAAGGCACGGCCGGTTTTGGGGCACCCGTGGCCATCACGGCGGCCATGCTGGTGGGGCTGGGATTTAACCCGCTCTATGCGTCAGGCATTTGCCTGATTGCCAATACGGCTCCCGTTGCCTTTGGCTCTATTGGCATTCCTATTACAGTGGCCTCGCAGGTGTCGGGCATTCCCGAACTACCCATTTCGCAAATGGTGGGCCGGACGCTGCCCATTCTCTCCGTCATGCTGCCGTTTTATCTGGTTAGCATCATTGCCGGATTCAAAAAAGCCCGCGAAATATGGCCTGCTGTTGCGGTGTCGGGCATTTCGTTTGCCTTTCTCCAGTATTTCTCGTCGAACTTTCTAGGCCCTGCCCTACCCGATGTTATTGCGGGTTTGGGTTCTATTATCTGCCTGATAACGTTTCTGCGTTACTGGAAACCAAAAACCATCTGGCGCTTTGATAATGAACCAGCGGCAACGATCAACACGGACTTTAGCTACACAACCGGTCAGATTATCCGGGCGTGGTCGCCGTTTATCATCCTGACAATCATCATCATTTCGTGGGGTATGCAACCCATCAAAGACGTATTGAATGCAAAAGGCCTATTTCAGTTTGAGTTTCCGGGCTTGCACAACGTGATTCTGGGGAGCGATGGCAACCCGATTCCAAAACTCTTTAAAGTCAACTACCTGTCGGCGGCAGGGACAGCTATTTTACTGGCCGCTCTGATCGCCATTCCGCTGGTCGGGCTGACGTATAAAGTGGGATTAACCGTATTCGGCGAGACCTTAAAGCAGTTACGATTCCCGATTCTTTCAATCGCTTCGGTTTTGGCGTTCGCCTACATCCTCAACGATTCGGGCATTACCCTCACGCTGGCCGCTGTACTGGCGAGTACGGGCGTTCTGTTTCCTTTTTTCGCGCCTGTACTGGGCTGGCTGGGCGTGTTCATTACCGGTTCCGATACCTCAGCCAATGCGCTGTTCAGTAAGCTTCAATACGCCACGGCCCAATCTATTGGGGTCGACCCGGTGGTAACGGTGGCGGCCAACATATCGGGTGGCGTAGTTGGCAAGATGATTTCGCCACAATCCATTGCCGTAGCAGCTGCAGCCGGTAATTTAGTCGGCAAAGAATCTCAACTATTTAGGTTTACGGTGAAACACAGCTTTTTTATGCTGGTATTCATCAGCTTTCTGACGCTGGCGCAGGCTTATATTCTCAAATGGATGATTCCAGT